The Vicia villosa cultivar HV-30 ecotype Madison, WI linkage group LG1, Vvil1.0, whole genome shotgun sequence genome includes a region encoding these proteins:
- the LOC131645217 gene encoding leucine-rich repeat receptor-like serine/threonine-protein kinase BAM3 → MVSFTLIFFTLFSVLFSSVSSSTLRSDFHALVSLKQGFQFSNQVLNTWEDSNFTSICSWTGIQCRENRIVSLDLTDLNLFGSVSPSITSLDKLTHLSLAGNNFTGTIHLTNLTNLEFLNISNNMFNGHMDHWSFSTMQNLQVLDVYNNNFTSLLPLGLLPLNQTLKHLDLGGNFFFGEIPKSFGEFSSLEYLSLAGNDITGKIPGELGNLSNLKEIYLGYYNSFEGGIPTEFGKLTNLVHMDLSSCDLNGSIPKELGELRKLNTLYLHINQLSGSLPKHLGNLTELLYLDLSSNVLTGEIPFEFMNLKNLKLINLFLNRFHGSIPEYIADFPDLETLGLWMNNFTGEIPYKLGLNGKIRVLDLSSNKLTGVIPPNLCSSNQLNILILLNNFLFGPIPEGLGTCYSLTRVRLGENYLNGSIPDGFLYLPKLNLAELKNNYLSGTLLENGNGSSFSQSKPVCLEQLDLSNNALSGPLPHSLSNFTSLQILFLGGNQFSGPIPSSIGGLNQVLKLDLSRNLLSGEIPPDIGNCVHLTYLDMSQNNLSGSIPPLFSNIRILNYLNLSRNHLNQSIPKSIGTMKSLTVADFSFNEFSGKLPESGQFSFFNASAFAGNPKLCGSLLNNPCKLTGMKSTPGKKSNADFKLIFALGLLVCSLVFVIAAILKAKSFKKNGPGSWKMTAFKKLEFTVSDILECVKDGNVIGRGGAGIVYHGKMPNGVEIAVKKLLGFGANSHDHGFRAEIQTLGNIRHRNIVRLLAFCSNKETNLLVYEYMRNGSLGEALHGKKGAFLSWNFRYKISIDSAKGLCYLHHDCSPLILHRDVKSNNILLSSNFEAHVADFGLAKFLVDGAASECMSSIAGSYGYIAPEYAYTLRVDEKSDVYSFGVVLLELLTGKKPVGDFGEGVDLVQWCKKATNGRREQVINIIDSRLMVVPREEAMHMFFIAMLCLEENSVQRPTMREVVQMLSEFPRQSQQQEHQQSSSSCSSSVNPPSKKLIQNHKLPCSPTFKHDLLV, encoded by the exons ATGGTTTCTTTTACCTTAATTTTCTTCACTCTGTTTTCTGTTCTGTTTTCCTCTGTTTCTTCATCTACTTTGCGTAGCGATTTTCATGCTTTGGTCAGTCTTAAACAAGGTTTTCAATTCTCAAACCAAGTTCTAAACACATGGGAAGATTCAAATTTCACTTCAATTTGTTCATGGACTGGAATTCAATGCCGGGAGAATCGAATAGTCTCTCTCGACTTAACCGATTTGAATCTGTTTGGCTCTGTTTCACCTTCAATCACATCACTTGACAAACTCACACACCTTTCTCTAGCAGGAAACAACTTCACAGGAACCATTCACCTCACAAACTTAACCAACCTTGAGTTTCTAAACATCTCCAACAACATGTTCAATGGTCACATGGATCATTGGAGCTTCTCCACCATGCAAAACCTTCAAGTCCTTGATGTGTACAACAACAATTTCACTTCATTGCTTCCATTAGGCCTTCTTCCCTTGAACCAAACCCTCAAACACTTGGATCTTGGTGGTAACTTTTTCTTCGGCGAAATCCCGAAAAGCTTTGGAGAATTTAGTTCTCTTGAGTATCTTTCACTGGCTGGAAATGACATCACAGGAAAAATCCCTGGTGAGTTAGGAAATCTGAGTAACTTGAAGGAAATTTACTTGGGCTATTACAATTCCTTTGAAGGTGGAATTCCAACCGAATTCGGAAAGTTAACAAATCTTGTTCATATGGATCTTTCAAGCTGTGATTTGAATGGTTCCATCCCAAAAGAGTTAGGTGAATTGAGAAAACTCAACACACTTTACTTGCATATAAACCAGCTTTCGGGTTCGTTACCAAAACATCTTGGTAACTTAACAGAACTTCTCTACCTCGATCTTTCGAGCAATGTACTCACCGGAGAAATTCCGTTCGAGTTCATGAATCTCAAGAATCTCAAGCTGATCAACCTTTTTTTAAACAGGTTTCATGGTTCAATACCGGAGTACATTGCGGATTTTCCTGATTTAGAAACTCTTGGTTTGTGGATGAACAATTTCACTGGCGAAATTCCATATAAACTCGGCCTCAATGGGAAGATTCGAGTCCTTGATTTGTCGTCTAATAAACTCACTGGTGTTATTCCGCCGAATCTTTGTTCTTCAAACCAGCTTAACATTTTGATTCTTCTTAACAATTTTCTGTTTGGTCCTATACCAGAAGGTCTAGGAACATGTTATAGTCTCACTAGAGTGAGATTAGGAGAGAATTACCTTAATGGTAGTATTCCAGATGGTTTTCTTTATCTTCCTAAGCTAAATTTAGCTGAGTTGAAGAACAATTACTTGTCTGGAACATTGTTAGAAAATGGTAACGGTTCGTCTTTTTCTCAGTCGAAGCCTGTTTGTTTAGAACAGCTTGATTTGTCGAACAATGCGTTGTCTGGTCCTTTACCGCATTCCCTCTCGAATTTCACTTCGCTTCAGATACTTTTCCTTGGTGGAAACCAGTTTTCGGGTCCGATTCCAAGTTCCATTGGAGGACTTAACCAAGTGTTGAAGCTTGACCTTAGCAGAAACTTGTTATCGGGTGAAATTCCGCCCGATATCGGAAACTGTGTTCATCTTACCTATCTTGACATGAGCCAGAATAATCTTTCTGGCTCGATTCCACCGTTGTTTTCGAATATTCGTATTTTGAATTACTTGAACCTGTCTAGAAACCATTTGAACCAAAGCATACCAAAGTCAATAGGGACAATGAAAAGCCTCACTGTTGCTGATTTCTCCTTCAACGAATTCTCTGGTAAATTGCCCGAATCAGGCCAGTTTTCGTTCTTTAACGCGTCTGCGTTCGCAGGGAATCCTAAACTATGTGGCTCTCTATTGAACAATCCATGTAAATTGACAGGAATGAAGTCCACACCAGGAAAAAAAAGCAATGCAGATTTCAAGCTGATATTCGCGCTCGGGCTATTGGTATGTTCGTTAGTCTTTGTTATCGCAGCGATTCTAAAAGCCAAGTCATTCAAAAAGAATGGCCCTGGTTCTTGGAAGATGACTGCATTCAAAAAGCTCGAGTTCACCGTTTCAGACATCCTCGAATGCGTGAAAGACGGTAACGTGATAGGAAGAGGAGGCGCAGGGATAGTTTACCACGGAAAAATGCCGAATGGAGTAGAAATAGCAGTAAAAAAACTACTCGGGTTCGGCGCAAATAGTCACGATCATGGTTTTAGAGCTGAAATTCAAACACTTGGAAACATAAGACACAGAAACATTGTGAGACTACTTGCATTCTGTTCAAACAAAGAAACAAATCTTCTTGTGTATGAATACATGAGAAATGGGAGCTTAGGTGAAGCATTGCATGGAAAAAAAGGCGCATTCTTGAGTTGGAACTTTCGGTACAAGATATCTATTGATTCTGCTAAAGGACTATGCTATCTTCACCATGATTGTTCTCCATTGATCCTACACCGAGATGTGAAATCTAACAACATTTTGTTGAGTTCGAATTTCGAAGCGCATGTTGCCGATTTCGGACTAGCGAAATTCTTGGTTGATGGCGCTGCGTCTGAATGCATGTCTTCAATTGCAGGATCATATGGTTACATTGCACCAG AATATGCATACACATTAAGAGTGGATGAAAAAAGTGATGTTTATAGTTTTGGAGTAGTTCTACTAGAGTTACTAACTGGTAAAAAACCAGTTGGTGATTTTGGAGAAGGAGTAGATCTTGTACAATGGTGCAAAAAAGCAACAAATGGAAGAAGAGAACAAGTCATCAACATAATCGATTCAAGACTCATGGTAGTGCCAAGAGAAGAAGCCATGCACATGTTCTTCATTGCAATGCTATGCTTAGAAGAAAACAGTGTTCAAAGACCAACCATGAGAGAAGTTGTTCAGATGCTTTCTGAATTTCCAAGACAATCacaacaacaagaacatcaacaatcttcttcttcatgttcttctagtGTTAATCCACCAAGCAAAAAGTTAATTCAGAATCATAAATTGCCTTGTTCTCCTACTTTTAAACATGATCTTTTggtttaa